The following proteins come from a genomic window of Nostoc sp. ATCC 53789:
- a CDS encoding cytochrome P450: protein MKLPNGPQSPAVLQMLRWITSPMSFMETCAKRYGDMFTIRLDSKSPPLIFVSKPEVLEQILTNDTKGLEAPGDTNLVFESLLGKHSVITISGAEHQRQRQLLLPPFHGERMRSYSQIISDITEKVISQHQIGQPFNIRSVTQAITLRVIMQAVFGLDEGPRAEKLQHCLAEMLEKGSSVLSAALLYFPALQRDFGPINFWGKQMRRQQAADELIYEEIRERQKQPDPSRTDILSLLMAARDEAGQPMTDEELRDELMTLLVAGHETTATALAWAFYWIQKIPSVRQKLLQELDSLGDNPDPGTIFKLPYLNAVCSETLRIYPVAMLTFARVVRTPLSLGGYELEPGIGVIGSIYLTHHREDLYPEPKQFKPERFLERQFSPYEYLPFGGGARRCIGLAFAQLEMKLALAKILSTRELELVDNGEVRPKRRGLVTGQDRPIQMVVRSQRPVKSPILQTTTV, encoded by the coding sequence ATGAAATTACCAAACGGCCCGCAAAGCCCAGCAGTTTTACAGATGCTACGCTGGATTACTAGCCCCATGTCATTTATGGAAACTTGTGCCAAAAGATATGGGGATATGTTCACCATCAGGTTAGACAGCAAATCTCCGCCACTGATATTTGTCAGTAAACCTGAAGTGCTAGAGCAGATTTTGACAAACGATACCAAGGGGTTAGAAGCACCTGGTGATACAAATCTGGTGTTTGAATCTTTGCTTGGTAAGCATTCTGTGATTACCATCAGTGGTGCAGAACACCAACGCCAACGGCAGTTGTTATTGCCACCTTTTCACGGTGAAAGAATGCGAAGCTATAGTCAAATAATTAGTGATATTACCGAAAAAGTCATTAGCCAACACCAGATAGGGCAACCCTTCAATATCCGGTCTGTTACCCAAGCTATTACCCTGCGAGTGATTATGCAAGCTGTGTTTGGGCTAGATGAAGGCCCACGCGCCGAAAAATTACAGCATTGTTTGGCTGAAATGCTGGAAAAAGGAAGTTCTGTGTTGAGTGCCGCTTTGCTTTATTTTCCAGCTTTGCAAAGGGATTTTGGCCCGATTAATTTCTGGGGAAAGCAGATGCGCCGACAGCAGGCAGCTGACGAACTTATATACGAAGAAATTCGAGAACGTCAAAAACAACCAGACCCATCACGCACAGATATCCTCAGCTTACTCATGGCAGCTAGGGATGAAGCAGGTCAACCAATGACTGATGAAGAGTTACGCGATGAATTAATGACTCTGTTGGTCGCAGGCCATGAAACTACAGCAACAGCCTTAGCATGGGCATTTTACTGGATTCAAAAAATACCATCAGTACGCCAAAAGTTACTGCAAGAACTAGATAGCTTGGGTGATAACCCAGATCCTGGCACCATTTTTAAATTACCCTACCTCAACGCTGTTTGTTCCGAAACTTTGCGAATTTACCCAGTAGCGATGCTGACCTTTGCCAGAGTAGTCAGAACTCCTCTATCTTTGGGTGGCTACGAACTTGAACCAGGTATAGGTGTTATTGGTTCAATTTACTTGACTCACCATCGAGAAGATTTATACCCCGAACCTAAGCAGTTTAAACCAGAACGCTTTTTAGAACGGCAATTTTCTCCCTATGAATATTTACCTTTTGGGGGTGGTGCAAGACGCTGTATTGGTCTAGCATTTGCCCAGTTGGAAATGAAGCTAGCACTCGCCAAAATCCTTTCCACCCGCGAATTAGAACTAGTTGACAATGGTGAAGTACGACCTAAACGCCGTGGTTTAGTGACAGGCCAAGATCGTCCCATCCAGATGGTTGTCAGGAGTCAACGTCCGGTGAAGTCTCCCATTCTACAGACAACCACTGTTTGA